CTCTTCTAAAAGCTTGGAGTAGAGGCTAGAGAAAATATTGCTGGGGTCAGGAAAAGTCcaattcctttcttccctccacctGACAGAATAGCAAGTAGTTAGTACAGATAACATCCGCCATTAATGTTTGATTAGTATCCAGAGAACTGACATTGCAGGAAGAGTGTGACATCATACTCAAGGTGACATCTTCTAATCTGCCTCCCAGACCCCATCTCCTGCCATTCATGAGAAGTTTCTCAGCTGGTGAGCTGCGGCTGTATTCATCTCCTAGAGTTAAGATCATGAAATAAGATGATGTTAAAATGCACAGTGTGACCCTCTGACTTTATCCAGTCAACTGGATTCATTCTTCAGACTACCTAGAGGTAGAATACGATGAGCAGTACTTCTATCCACATTCTGACAACCTGAACtctaaagaaatgatacagggggaaatttttaatgatttaaaagtaGAATGCACAAAACCTAGGAGACCTCAGAGGCCATGTGATCAAGTATCCCACCCAATGCCTGAATCCCCTCTACCATATGCTGTTGAATACAATGCCTGGACCTACCAGGCATTTGACTCATTAGGCCTCCTCCTTGCCATGCCGATGTCTCCACACAAAAGCGGGCTCAACACCCTTTCACTCAATCTTACTCCTGAATCACTGCTCAGACTCACTCCGTGCCCTGTACGTCCGCCAGCTACCAACACTCCCATCCTCTGCTCCTGTTACTGATAATCCCCGTGTATGAACTTGGTTTGCCCTTTGGATCTGCTGTTCCACCAAGAGAGGACCAGATTGAAGTGAATTGTAACCAAGGAGAGGAGCCGGGGTCATAGCCAGTTAAGGAAGAGCCTCCTGTTTTTCTTGAGCTGACCTGCCTTTTAGAGTTTCTATCCATAGAACCCTAACAGTATTTTCTCTGATCTCTTTGAACTCTGCCTTCTCAACGTTAAGTTCTGTGTCTGACTGCTATCTCTTAGCCATGTCACAGTCACTTTCTCCCAGTGTTCCCATCCTTTCCAAGTCTCTATTTAGCCCTTCTGTACAGAATAGCCCTTCAGTTCAGAGTAGCATTTTTCCCATCCTCAAGAGGCAGAGGTAGTAGAGTGGTACCCAAACTTTAGAAACCCGTACCGGTGGTTTAGGATAGGGGTTGGGGGGGGTCTTCATTTTAATGAACAGCCCAAGGGATTCtgctgctggtgggcagggggcCTAATTTAGAGAAATATTGATGGGAATTTTGATGTCAGACATATTGCAGCTCAATTCCTAGTTATGCAacttactacctgtgtgaccttgaacatcTTGGGTCATCTtggtaagcctcagtttcctcatctttgttAAAGAGATGATAAAACCCATCTCTGTTAAAAACATGAAATGAGATGACGTCTATAAGGTGCTTCGTATAATTCAAGGCAGGTAGCAAGCACTCAATGAATATGAGCTAGCATGCCTATTagtgtaatttcttcttttatgttcaGGATAGGGAAATTATTAGCAGGTAATCATTGATTTCATGTCCTTTTTAGCAGACTGAGATTTCTAATAGATGTTGGTGCGTCTTCTGATTacgttttcctctgagttttgtGATTCGTATTGGTAATTTATTACCATTTCCACGCATAACCATGGACCTTACACTTAGTAGGGGATCAAAAATTGCCGAATATTTTGCATCGAGAGAATGCCATCTGGCTGGGTCTTCTGTGCTACATTCCCATGGCAACACCACATCTGTTCTTCTCACCCTTCCCCCAGATGCTCTCCAGCATCTTGACATTATGGCACTGATTCAGTTTCCTCCTGGCCCCACCCTTCCCACTGCCTGGTTCCAGTGAACAGTGCCATCCCACAATGCCTTGATGATACCTGCcagttttcatttacttctttgcATTAAAACATCCAATTCACTTCATCATCCAATATATGCTCTAGGCATAgattatgggtttgtttttgtttttgttttgtttttgcagtacgcgggcctctcactgttgtggcctctcccgttgcggggcacaggctccggacgcgcaggctcagcggccatggctcacgggcccagccgctccgcggcatgtgggatcttcccggaccggggcacgaacccgcgtcccctgcatcggcaggcggcctctcaaccactgcgccaccagggaagcccagattatgttttaaacagagaaataatGAGAGAGGAAGCTGGTGAAATGGTGAAATGGGAGGAGGAGTTGGAGTGGAGGGTGGGATGTGGCTTTGACAACCGGGTAAGAGGGAATCACTTTTTCCTTTCACAGAAGGGTTCAGTGTAGCTTCCGTGGTGGTGATCAAATGATTAATTCAGAAGAATTGAGCCTACACTATGGATAAGTTACATTCCAAGTTCTCCATCAATGAATGACACACATAGCGACTGCACAGAGCACACACGGGTAATTATAAGGGTCGTGGGGCTCTGGTGTTCAGGTCTGGAAGGTGGTAGAGTGTGGGGTTCGAAGCAAAGGCTCGGGGGCTGATTCTGACACTTACGCACTGCTGTGACATCAGGCAAGTCACGTCAgccctctgagactcagtttcctcttctgtaaagttcAAGTAATACATACATCTTACCTCGTAATATTGCTCTGATAATTAAGTGAGATAAAGTATGTTAAGCACCCAGCATGGGGTCCGGGACATAGTTAGGGCTTGCTAAATGTAAGCTGATAGTACTTCCTTATTCACCAGTCCCTCCGCTAGGACTTTGATACGGCTCATAACCAGGTGGGAGAGGAAAGAGTGTTCCATTCTGGTCCTTTTTATCTTTTGAACCCTGGTTCTCTGGTGTCCTCTTATCTGTTGGTTCGTGTCAGGCTGGTCACCTCCTTGTAGCTGAGCTGATACACTAATTGCAGGGAGTTCACGGCCTCTCCATCTACAATTTCTCAACCTTCAGTCTTGACAGTACAGTGACTTGCTGGCTTTCCCATCCAAGCTTCGTCTCCTGAGTTCCTAATTGCATTTGAATAACCAGGCACACACTTGCCTTTCAAGAGAGACATTTCTCTCCCAAGGCAGATACAAATACACAGGGCCTAAGCACCACATCCGGTGAGGAGCTTCTCCAAACCCACCCCCGAATCTGGTGCAGTTGCTTTAGGAAGGTCTCACAGACCCATGAATTCCCAAATCTGGCTGGTCATTAGATTCACCTGGGATGCTTTTGAAAGCTACGGCTTTTCCCAGGATCCCATTTCTGGTCCTTTTGAATTGAAATTTTCATGGCTAAGAACCATTGTCATAAGAACACCTGGAGTTAGGCGCATACAAAGAATAACGTCTGAAATGAGCATTACCTGGTAAACGGATGGCTGTTACATCAAATGGGTGCCCCCTTTCCCCTGGGACAGAGCCAAAGAACACAGGAGTTTCCCGCCTCATGCTCCTTTGGGAAGGTAACGCAAGCTGGCTTTAGACCCTACGTCTAATATCTCTTGAGGATTCTGAGAGCCTTCATCTCTTGCAAGTGCAGTCACTGATGACTGATTTTATTAGGAAAGCATGTCTTCCAGCACTCCCTATAAAACCTCTTCAGCACTGCCCTTGCCTACAGCCAGTGCTCTGAGCTAGAAGAGTAAAGACAAGTCTTCCACATGCACTTCACTTGCTTACGTGGCCTACGATTCCCTAAGAAGAAGCCCATAATTTATATCCCAGCCAAAGAGAAGGACGAGAGGGCCAGCTCTGCCTTTGGGAAGacgaggaggaagaagaaggaggcaTATTTTAGTTACACGGGGGAAATCCCAAAGCCAGTGAGTTGGGACTCCCTTTATGCAAACTGAGAATGGCCAAGACAGGTATCATGTTAGTGGCCCTGGGTGTGACCTTGACTTCAACTTCTGGTGCAGGAGTCCTTCCTCACACGTTGAGTTCCCGAAAAGTTGGTTGCAAAACAGCTGCTATAAACTGGATCTGTGAACGGCTGCTATCTTCTCCTACTTGCCTTTCTTTCTGTTGGCAGCAACTCTGAACACCTGAGCCCTTGGTGTCTCCCTTTCTTGTATCTGTTGACAGATAATCTGTAAAGTGATTCTTAAACGCCCTCCCCTTTTCCTGCAGAGAGGGGATTCACCACCTCGTCTGTTCTGTCGCTTTGAAGAGTTGCAAATAACAGGTTTTCATTAGATGGTCATCTGTATTAATACTTAGAAATTTCTTGAAGTAGGTAGGCACTCATTCCTTTTTCCTGCCCACCCAACACCTCACCCCATGGCATACAAattgtagaaaacaaaatcaggaaagtCTACCCCTTCAAGAGAAGCTACGGGGAAGACAGGAAGGAGATTCTCTGAAAGCTGTGTTAAGGCTTGATTTGGgacattacttctttttttaaaaatgtttattttatattggagtatagttgatttacaatgttgtgttagtatcaggtgtacagcagagtgattcagttatacatatacacgtatctattctttttcagttatacatatacatgtatctattctttttcagagtgttgagtagagttccctgtgctctacagcaggtccgtgttgattatctattttatatacagtagtgtgcatatgttaatggGATTTTACTTCTTCATGCCCATGAAGCAAGGCTGAGTGCTCGTGTCTGGAATTGTACCGAAGCCCCCTGTATTCCAGTAGTATCGTTTGGAATCTGTTGTTTATTCtgggagaagaagggaaaatgggattaaggaaggacaggaggaggagagaaggtgtGTGATTCAGAACAGGGTTCTCAACCACAGCACTGTTGACAGCGGGGTCTGGGTGATTCTTTGCGcgggaggctgtcctgtgcattgtgggatgttgatcagcacccctggcctctacccactaaatgccagtagcacccttCCTCCCAGTGTGACGACCAAAAATGTCCACAAATAATGCCCAATGTCCCCTggagggcaaaatcaccccccaGTTGTGAGCTCCTGCAGGAGATCCTGCATTTGGCCGGAAAGGCCTTCGGTGGGAGTACTTGAACTAAGAAGTCTTCTGAGCATTAGTTTTTCCTTGGCCTGTCCTTAACCTTGTGGGTCTAGCAGGCCGCCCTGCTTCTTCAAGCCTCCAAAGGGTCAGGTCCGTGACCTTGGGTCAGCCTTTCAGGGCACTGGATAAAACCAGAGATAAAAGCAGAGGATAAAACCAGATGTCAGTTGGATAAACGTATTGAGTGCTTAAGTGCCAGCCAGGCCTGCTGCGGGAGCTCAGATGAAAACGATGAGGGCTCTGTTGTAGAGGGGCTCAAgtcctgctgtgtgtgtgtgtgtgtgtgtgtgtgtgtgtgtgtgtgtgtgtgtgtgtgtgtgtgtgtgttggagggcgCATTGAGGAAGTACCTGTAAATTGTGAAAACCACGAGGAATGTTTAGAATCCCACCTCAAACCTTTCctttcaggaaactgaggcccaagtgTGAGTCTATGACTTGCTAACATGATGTCTCGTGTCTAGTTAGGATTAGAGCCCAGGAGGGGTGATTCTCAGGGCAACGTTCTTTGGACTGTTTCTGCGGCCTCTCTAACTTCAGACAAGGACACTAATGACATAGGCAGTGTGTGACACAGGCTCTGAGAACAAAAAGTGCTCTGGTCCTCAGTGGGGGGATTGTGTGGAATGTAGATAAGCCAGAGGTGGCACTTGGGGAAGAGCCTTAAAGGATGGATGGGATTTGAAAGGTGGAGCTGGGTGCAGGCATGGGAGGTAGAGGTGACAGATACACAGTGGCATGGGGACCGGAAAACTTAGGGACACACCTGAGGAAGAGCAAGTATTCCCAGCTTGGCTGGAGATCCCGTTGGCACAAGGAAGTAAGGCGGGAAATTAGAAAGTGTTAAATGCTCACTAGGATGAATATAGAGTGTGAAAGTCTACTGGAAGCTAAAACTATATTTTCCATCTTCAGGAGGTGCCGGATGTTAACTCTGCTTCTATTAGGAAAAACCAAGGCGCAAAAGTTGAAGTGACCAGAGTTAGTTTGTATTAGCCAAAGGTTATCTTTCTCACGTACCTACAAATTCCCTTCCCTCGCTTTTCCTCAGAGAGAGCTGATAGGTACAATGGCCTAGCTTCCTTCATCACTTCCCTACTATTGTCCCTTTGGGTGGGTCGTATGTTTCCACGGACACATGAATCCACAGAAGCCATGGGTACTCGGGTGCTGGGTTGGAACATACGTTCCTGACTATGGGAGCCTTCACTTCTCTGTCTCACCCTTACGCTGTTTCTGTCCCAGACCCACCCAGACTTCAGTGGGTGCTCCTGGATCTTGGATGCACTGGGAGCTCTGGAGGATTGGTGGCTGGAACGGGTTAGCCTGGAAGCGGTTAGACTGTCCCTCTACAGCCACAGAAGAACAGTCACCAGCAGAGAGATCCTTGAGGCAGTCAAGCAGAGATGCTCTCGGAAGAGCTTGGGAATAAATGAAGTGAGTCTGAATGGCCCTGTTGTTGAAATGATTACACTTGTCAAACAAAATTGGGTCCGTTGGAGGACTGAGCTGGAAGATGAAGTATCTGAGAAGAACCCGCTGCAGTGGTGGTCTTGGTGTGACACACTTGGCCTCTGGGTCTTGCATTTTTAGCCTCTGACTTAATTTGTGAaaataggtaaatatataaaGGAGAGGCACCTTCTCTTGTGTGTGATGCTTGCTTatggtttttaacattttttcttaagCACGCATCTGCCCTGTTTTGAGCTTACCTATTGTATTTTTGGACACAATTCAGCATGTTACACTGTGGACTTACCATCGCTCCCCCCACTCCAGCCCCAGGGTAGGGGCTGCTGCACTGATATGaactgaggattttttttcttaatttaagcaCCCCTACCTTGActtatggaaactaaaaaataaagggaaaaggggTCTGTTTGCTCTTTGAGTATAAGACCCATGACGTTGTTTATCTATATAGCACCTAGCATAACAGCATGTATGTAATAAGTGTCAGTCAAATGTAAAAGCTGGTCCCAACCATGGAAAACCAAACCAATTATAATAGtagtataaaaatacaataatttagGAGCAGAAAGAATAAATGGGCTGATATATTTTAGACATTGTGGTCTGTGAGAGCCTGGGTAGGTGacatgaaggaaaagaagggggGAAGGATTTGGggctgagggaacagcatgagcaaaggtcctgaggccGGCAGGAAAGCTTTTAGCTTGTTAGAGAAACTAAATGAAAGTCAGGGCAGCTGGGTTCTAGCAAGCCAGAAAGAAGTAATTAGGAGATGAGGTTGGAGAAGAAGCCTGGGGCCGAGTCATGCAGGGTTGGTTTGTTATTCCAAGGACAGTGTGAAGCTGCTGAAGGATTTCAACTAGGGAACTGACATCTTgtttaggtttttgttgtttttagttgAGGTTTATCACACAGTAAGGTGTATAAATCTTAAGCATACCTCAAAgttttacatatgtatgtttatatatactcAGAATAAGATACAGCACATTTCCTTCACTGTTGCTGCCGTGTCAAGAATAGATTCTAGAGAATGTGGAAATGGGAAGATTTGTTCGAAATGTTTTGCATGAGTTTAGTGGAGGGATGATGGTGGGCTGCTTGATGGTGGGTAGcaatgaaaagaagtgaggagaTTTGAAATAGAATCTGAgatcaaatcaatagaatttgcTAATGGAATGGATATGAGAAGTGAAGGAAAAAGTGATGGTTCCTAAGTTTAGGGCTTGAGCAGTGTGGTGGACAAGGGGGGGCTGGTTATAGAAATGGACAAGACTCTAGGAAGGAGGACAGGTGTTTTGTGAGAGGTGTAAATTGAGATTTGCATTCCGGACAGGTTAAGTCTCAAATACCTGTGAAACATGCAAATGGAGATGTCAAATAGGTAGGAAGGACCAAAGATACAAATTTGGGAATCAGCATAAAATAGCAACATATACATCAGCAGGGATGGGTGTGATTACCTAGGAAGATgggataaaaaggaaaagagaagacagtTCAGACCAAGACCAAAGAAATTCTAATATTTAGATTCAGGTAGTGGAGAacagacaaaggaaacaaagggCGGGAAATGTGAGGAATCAGGAGAGGGTAGTGTCgtggaagccaggagaggagaaaggggtCCAGTCCACTGTACACTCTCTTGGGGAGAGTGTTAAAAGGAGATGCTTGTGTCTGTTGCACTTGGTGACATTGCGAAATCTGCCCACTGGAGCAGGGTGGGTATCAGCCAGATTTGAGCAGGTTGAAGAGTGAATGGGAGCTAGTCAGTGGAGACAGCTTTTCTGATGGTGTTGAGACAAAGGGAGAAATTTAGCACTGAAAGGGAACAGAGACTTGGGCTGGTAGTTGGAGAGTCACTGGGTACAGAGATTTTGAAGATGATAGGTACTAGAACACCATTGTTTGCTCATGGGAATTCTCCAGCGTAGAGGGAGATTCAGAAGAACGTAGAAAAAGGCAAAGGACCAAGGACCTTGAGAGGGTGATGGGATTCAgagtagaaatgaaagaggagaaaatgtgtACCAATATGGGAAGTTTAGAGATTTGGTatgaaaaaatgaggaaatcagtacttttttttttttttttgagtgaaagTGGAGGAGGGACATGGGAAGTTTGCAGATAAGATATGAAGCTGTTGTCTAAGGGACTGAGAGTGTGAAGCTTGGACATGTATGGACAGATGGCTCCCCAGGACCAAGCACCTGCTTAAGGTCTGTGGTCATGAATTGAAAGCAAAGCCAGTCTTGCTGTGTAActttctccacggcatgtgtcTGCTCCAGTGCCTGGCTGCAGAATGCAGAGTGTGGGTTCTGCAGAGTGAactaggaaggagagaggaacaaGGGAGCT
This region of Physeter macrocephalus isolate SW-GA chromosome 14, ASM283717v5, whole genome shotgun sequence genomic DNA includes:
- the H2BN1 gene encoding histone H2A.N, with protein sequence MHFTCLRGLRFPKKKPIIYIPAKEKDERASSAFGKTRRKKKEAYFSYTGEIPKPTHPDFSGCSWILDALGALEDWWLERVSLEAVRLSLYSHRRTVTSREILEAVKQRCSRKSLGINETLRVPLPPFPPNGPASARAREPPVGSLSHSFAAARAFRGPNPRPARGPGGDGGAW